One window of the Shewanella maritima genome contains the following:
- the yjgA gene encoding ribosome biogenesis factor YjgA: MKIVGDSEHFQQPFDHDENYVSRTEFKKESELAQSLGIKLALLSKSQLDKMGLDEFLYDALIKLKTIKPKTEAYRRHQQYIGKLMRGYDHEPIEAALANVLNKNNNEAARVHVFEKMRDRLLAEGDSAIQALLDDHPTFERQKLRQLVRQANKELQKAPDKESKANKELFKYLREHIDE; encoded by the coding sequence ATGAAAATCGTAGGCGATTCAGAGCACTTCCAACAACCGTTTGACCATGACGAGAACTACGTCAGTCGCACTGAATTCAAAAAAGAAAGCGAACTTGCCCAATCGCTAGGCATCAAACTAGCATTACTTAGTAAGTCGCAACTCGACAAAATGGGCCTAGACGAGTTTCTTTACGATGCGCTAATCAAGCTAAAAACCATTAAGCCTAAAACTGAGGCTTATCGCCGTCATCAGCAATATATTGGTAAGTTAATGCGTGGTTACGATCACGAACCAATTGAGGCGGCACTAGCTAATGTGTTGAATAAGAATAATAATGAAGCTGCACGCGTACATGTTTTTGAAAAAATGCGTGACCGTTTATTGGCCGAAGGCGACAGCGCAATTCAAGCCTTGCTTGATGATCATCCAACCTTTGAGCGCCAAAAACTGCGTCAGCTAGTACGCCAGGCAAACAAAGAATTACAAAAAGCGCCGGACAAAGAATCAAAAGCCAATAAAGAGCTATTTAAGTACCTGCGTGAACATATAGACGAGTAA
- a CDS encoding DEAD/DEAH box helicase, which translates to MSSDERTFRDLGLSENLLRALDELGYEKPTPIQAASIDPLMEGRDILGQAQTGTGKTGAFALPLLNSVDQKLNAPQILVLAPTRELAVQVAEAFGSYAKHMKGFHVLPIYGGQSMHQQLSALRRGPQVVVGTPGRVMDHMRRGTLKLDALQALVLDEADEMLKMGFIDDIEWVLDHKPAESQLALFSATMPEQIKRVANKHLNNPAQISIAASHTTVDSIEQRFVQVSQHNKLEALVRVLEVENTEGIIIFVRTRNSCVELAEKLEARGYASSPLHGDMNQQARERAVEQLKRGKLDILIATDVAARGLDVERIGHVVNYDIPYDSEAYVHRIGRTGRAGRTGMAILFVTHREMRMLRTIERATNSRISPMKIPSPETVAERRLSRLGEQIQETIAGDLDFMKTAVADLCTQLEIDTDLLAAALLQQVQQERPLQLPPIQERNRDNRDDRNRDRGGRERGGRPTPTSFGKADGLKDSPDVKMNRYVIDVGRDNGVGVGNIVGAIANEANIESRFIGQIQLFDQVTTVDLPDGMPKDVLAHLKKVRVCGRPLNIRDAEGESFPEQRQRRHRGDRNDRRPRGDRQDRRPRGDRNDRGGERNDRGERRQRRPRDNGNS; encoded by the coding sequence ATGTCATCCGATGAAAGAACTTTCCGCGATCTCGGTCTTTCCGAGAATTTGCTTCGTGCCCTTGACGAATTAGGCTACGAAAAACCAACGCCAATTCAGGCTGCGAGTATCGACCCTTTAATGGAAGGTCGCGATATTCTAGGTCAAGCGCAAACGGGTACGGGTAAAACCGGTGCGTTCGCCCTGCCACTGCTTAACAGTGTCGATCAAAAATTAAATGCGCCACAAATTCTTGTGTTAGCACCAACTCGTGAGCTTGCCGTCCAGGTAGCTGAAGCGTTTGGTAGCTATGCGAAACACATGAAAGGCTTCCACGTACTGCCTATTTACGGCGGTCAAAGCATGCACCAGCAATTAAGCGCACTTCGCCGTGGTCCACAAGTTGTTGTGGGTACACCAGGTCGCGTTATGGATCACATGCGCCGTGGCACCCTAAAACTAGATGCACTACAAGCACTAGTATTAGACGAAGCCGACGAAATGCTAAAAATGGGCTTCATTGACGACATCGAGTGGGTACTTGATCACAAGCCAGCTGAAAGCCAATTAGCACTATTCTCAGCAACTATGCCTGAGCAAATTAAGCGTGTTGCCAACAAGCACCTTAATAACCCTGCACAAATCTCTATTGCCGCTAGCCACACTACGGTTGACTCAATCGAACAACGTTTTGTACAGGTTTCACAGCACAACAAACTTGAAGCGTTAGTACGTGTTCTAGAAGTAGAAAACACTGAAGGTATCATCATCTTCGTACGTACTCGTAACAGCTGTGTTGAGCTAGCAGAAAAACTAGAAGCCCGTGGTTATGCATCTTCACCACTACACGGTGACATGAACCAGCAAGCCCGTGAGCGCGCGGTTGAGCAGCTAAAACGCGGCAAGCTAGACATTCTAATTGCAACTGACGTTGCAGCACGTGGTCTTGACGTTGAACGTATTGGCCACGTTGTAAACTACGATATTCCATACGATTCTGAAGCTTACGTTCACCGTATTGGTCGTACAGGTCGTGCTGGCCGTACTGGTATGGCGATTCTGTTCGTTACTCATCGTGAAATGCGCATGCTACGCACTATTGAGCGTGCAACTAACAGCCGCATCTCACCGATGAAGATCCCAAGCCCAGAGACAGTAGCAGAGCGCCGTCTATCTCGTCTTGGTGAGCAAATTCAAGAAACCATCGCCGGTGACTTAGATTTCATGAAGACAGCGGTTGCAGATCTTTGTACTCAGCTTGAGATCGACACTGACCTACTTGCTGCAGCATTACTGCAACAGGTTCAGCAAGAGCGTCCTCTACAGTTACCTCCAATTCAAGAGCGTAACCGTGACAACCGTGATGATCGTAACCGTGACCGTGGTGGTCGTGAGCGCGGCGGTCGTCCAACACCAACTAGCTTTGGTAAAGCAGATGGTCTAAAAGACAGCCCAGACGTGAAGATGAACCGTTACGTGATCGACGTAGGTCGTGATAACGGTGTAGGCGTTGGTAACATTGTTGGCGCAATCGCTAACGAAGCGAACATCGAAAGCCGCTTCATTGGTCAAATCCAGTTATTCGACCAAGTGACTACTGTTGACCTACCAGACGGTATGCCAAAAGACGTATTAGCACACCTTAAGAAGGTTCGCGTATGTGGTCGTCCACTCAACATCCGTGACGCTGAAGGCGAGTCATTCCCAGAGCAACGTCAACGCCGTCACCGTGGTGATCGCAATGACCGTCGTCCACGTGGTGACCGTCAAGACCGTCGTCCACGCGGCGATCGTAATGACCGTGGTGGCGAGCGCAATGATCGCGGCGAGCGTCGTCAACGTCGTCCACGCGACAACGGCAATAGCTAA
- a CDS encoding S10 family peptidase, which produces MRVFTFVSLLCVTACSYLPQQALAQEDKAAANQYQRQIPIDHKVVTKHKTKIGDERISYSATAGTQPVWNDDGEPIATLHYTYYQRTDVKSNENRPLLMSFNGGPGSASVWMHVAYTGPKVLNVDDEGYPLQPYGVKTNPHSVLDVADIVYVNPVNTGYSRVLPNKSGEMPSKEWQKEQFFGVNADVKYLAEWLNTFVSRNERWRSPKYLIGESYGTTRVSGLALELQNRQWMYLNGVVLVSPTDIGIERKGPVKSANRLPYFAATAWHHKVLASDLQSKDLYQVLPEVEAFTINEYLPALAMGGFIDADKKQYIAEKVAHYSGLSVKTVLDANLDIPTSYFWKELLREQGQTVGRLDSRYLGIDKQVIGERPDYNAELTSWLHSFTPAINDYMRTELNYKTDVKYNMFGPVRPWDRTNNKTGENLRQAMAQNPYLNVMIQAGYYDGATNYFDAKYTMWQLDPSSKMQSRLSFKGYRSGHMMYLRAEDLRQSNQDLREFMLSTMPDAKTAAKY; this is translated from the coding sequence ATGAGAGTATTCACCTTTGTTTCATTGCTATGCGTGACAGCCTGTAGCTATTTACCACAGCAAGCATTGGCGCAAGAAGATAAGGCTGCTGCAAACCAGTATCAGCGCCAAATTCCAATCGATCATAAAGTCGTGACGAAGCACAAGACTAAAATTGGTGATGAACGTATTAGTTACTCGGCCACCGCTGGCACGCAACCTGTGTGGAATGATGACGGCGAGCCAATCGCGACTCTGCATTACACCTATTACCAACGTACTGACGTGAAGAGTAATGAAAATCGACCGCTATTGATGTCGTTTAATGGTGGGCCTGGCTCTGCTTCTGTTTGGATGCATGTGGCATATACCGGCCCTAAAGTACTGAATGTGGATGATGAAGGTTATCCCCTGCAGCCTTATGGCGTGAAAACTAACCCACATTCGGTATTGGATGTAGCTGATATTGTTTACGTTAACCCTGTGAATACCGGTTACTCACGTGTACTACCGAACAAAAGCGGTGAAATGCCGAGTAAAGAGTGGCAAAAAGAGCAGTTCTTTGGCGTTAATGCCGACGTAAAGTACCTGGCTGAGTGGCTAAATACCTTTGTCAGCCGTAACGAGCGCTGGCGTTCACCTAAGTACCTGATTGGTGAAAGCTATGGTACAACGCGGGTATCTGGTCTTGCACTCGAGCTGCAAAACAGACAATGGATGTACTTAAATGGCGTGGTCTTAGTATCACCCACCGATATCGGCATCGAGCGTAAAGGCCCAGTTAAATCTGCTAATCGTTTACCTTATTTCGCAGCGACTGCATGGCATCACAAAGTGCTAGCGAGCGACCTGCAAAGCAAAGACCTATATCAAGTGTTACCTGAGGTAGAGGCATTTACTATCAATGAATATCTACCAGCGCTTGCGATGGGTGGTTTTATTGATGCGGATAAAAAGCAATATATCGCTGAAAAAGTGGCTCACTACTCAGGTTTAAGCGTAAAAACTGTGTTGGATGCAAACCTTGATATTCCAACGAGTTATTTTTGGAAAGAGTTACTGCGAGAGCAAGGTCAAACCGTTGGTCGTTTAGACTCTCGTTACTTAGGCATTGATAAGCAAGTTATCGGCGAGCGCCCTGACTACAATGCAGAGCTTACCTCTTGGTTACACTCATTTACGCCTGCGATTAATGATTACATGCGCACTGAGCTGAACTACAAAACTGATGTTAAGTACAACATGTTTGGCCCTGTTCGTCCTTGGGATCGCACTAACAATAAAACCGGTGAAAACTTACGTCAGGCTATGGCACAAAACCCATACTTAAACGTGATGATCCAAGCGGGTTATTATGATGGTGCGACTAACTATTTCGACGCCAAATACACCATGTGGCAACTTGACCCGAGCAGTAAAATGCAAAGCAGATTAAGCTTTAAAGGCTACCGCTCAGGGCACATGATGTATCTTCGTGCTGAAGATTTACGCCAGTCAAATCAAGACTTACGCGAGTTTATGCTATCGACTATGCCGGATGCTAAAACTGCAGCGAAATACTAG
- a CDS encoding PepSY-associated TM helix domain-containing protein, whose protein sequence is MRKTLFKWHSYAALVAMLPIFIISITGSILVFKVEIDSLLRPEHMRVDHVGAQPRVSLDTLMTNVLDTHTGYELGGWELFHDNYRSDAGYLIKHGTEEWSKIYVNQYTGELLSQPQTMEHYITDWLLELHYTFLLHNQGIVVGFIVALVMLFLGVSGIIIYRRFWAKFFTLRYKAVRRILFSDIHKMIGIVSSPVLIILAITGGYWNISLLLHEYVEHAGKEHFLITEPLHSETISFETLRLQARQEIDGFSAGYLSMPHEPDSYITYWGDVPNKNPFSSEYSSTVTFDKDEGKLVSKIDVRESGFSHVFVDSFRKLHFGYFGGLVTRIIWCVLGLMPVVLAFTGFYLYWQRTRQRKRAKVSRQELQVS, encoded by the coding sequence ATGAGAAAAACACTATTCAAATGGCACTCGTATGCTGCACTTGTTGCCATGCTGCCAATATTTATCATTTCGATCACCGGCAGTATTCTGGTATTCAAAGTCGAAATCGACAGCCTACTGCGCCCTGAACACATGCGAGTTGATCATGTTGGCGCGCAGCCAAGAGTCAGTTTAGACACACTGATGACAAACGTACTTGATACTCACACTGGCTATGAGCTTGGTGGCTGGGAGTTATTCCACGATAACTACCGCTCAGACGCTGGCTATTTGATAAAACACGGCACCGAAGAGTGGTCAAAAATATATGTAAATCAATATACTGGCGAGCTGTTGTCACAGCCTCAGACTATGGAGCATTATATTACCGACTGGCTGCTAGAGCTGCACTACACCTTTTTGTTGCACAACCAAGGCATAGTGGTTGGCTTTATCGTCGCGTTAGTGATGTTATTTCTAGGTGTCAGCGGCATCATTATCTACCGCAGGTTTTGGGCTAAATTCTTCACCCTACGCTACAAAGCAGTTAGGCGCATTCTGTTCAGCGACATTCATAAAATGATTGGTATTGTCAGCTCTCCGGTGCTGATTATCCTTGCCATAACTGGTGGTTATTGGAACATTAGCCTGTTGCTACATGAATATGTCGAGCACGCAGGCAAAGAGCACTTTTTAATTACTGAGCCACTACATAGCGAAACCATTTCATTCGAAACACTGCGCCTACAAGCAAGACAAGAAATTGATGGATTCAGCGCAGGATATTTATCTATGCCTCACGAGCCTGACTCTTACATTACCTATTGGGGCGATGTACCCAATAAAAATCCTTTCAGCAGCGAGTACTCAAGTACGGTGACCTTCGACAAAGATGAAGGCAAACTAGTGAGTAAAATTGACGTACGCGAGTCTGGCTTTAGCCACGTATTTGTTGATAGCTTTCGCAAGCTACACTTTGGCTACTTTGGCGGCTTAGTCACTCGCATCATTTGGTGTGTATTGGGGCTAATGCCCGTTGTCCTCGCCTTCACTGGCTTCTACCTATACTGGCAACGTACAAGACAGCGCAAGCGCGCCAAAGTCTCAAGGCAAGAGTTACAGGTTTCTTGA
- a CDS encoding TonB-dependent siderophore receptor: protein MKNMKLCPLAVAITMSLSPLAYANETETKDADIEKITVVGSYIEGYNAHQASGASRLDLDIVDIPQSVSVITSAQLDDFQLHDINSALDTATGINVERIETDRTYYTARGFDVTNFQIDGVGLPLTNGNNHADEDTAIYERIEVIRGANGLMTGVGNPSATVNFIRKRPTAFNAFNVNASYGSWNNKRLEADANLVINDTFSARVVLLNQKKESYLDRYETDKNVAYAFLEANLSDNTSLSLSHSFISSDAKGNNWGALPLFYTDGTPTNYDVSTNTSADWSNWKVVKNNTVLELSHYFTDNWRLRATYSYKTTDEDTELFYVYGTPDKATELGLFGYASEYDLDDNHHMADVYVDGDFELFGNTHQLVFGVNYAKMSYEDTSLYDYQTGNGFPVMPPLPEWDGNTPKPTFTDGLTGSDVTQTQKSAYFTGRFNLFEGFHLIAGGRFNSWDVEGESYGVNETADDAKFIPYIGGVYEITEQFSAYASYTETFTSQTEKDINDKTLEPVTGESAEVGIKGSLFNDRLIATLAYFDVKQTNLATLDPSTAPLPPEEQRYYGSDGVKSKGFEVDVAGEIYHGWNVSLGYTDFDITTNDLTNQVANYTPSKLFKFGTTYELPFLEQLTIGANMRWQDDIFRYQTPDLAVVTTQDAYAIVDLMARYEFTDNIQLTVNANNVTDEKYLTSLYWAQGFYGAPANYNATLSWKM, encoded by the coding sequence ATGAAGAATATGAAACTCTGCCCACTTGCTGTTGCGATCACTATGTCGTTAAGCCCGTTAGCGTACGCTAATGAAACCGAAACCAAAGACGCTGATATTGAGAAAATCACCGTTGTTGGTAGTTATATTGAAGGTTATAACGCTCACCAGGCTAGCGGTGCATCGCGTTTAGATCTTGATATTGTTGACATTCCGCAGTCGGTATCTGTCATTACCAGCGCTCAGCTAGATGACTTCCAACTGCATGATATTAACTCTGCGCTCGATACCGCTACCGGCATAAATGTAGAACGAATTGAGACAGACCGCACCTACTACACGGCACGCGGTTTTGATGTGACTAACTTCCAAATCGACGGTGTTGGCTTGCCGCTGACTAACGGTAACAACCACGCCGACGAAGACACAGCCATTTACGAGCGTATTGAGGTTATTCGCGGTGCCAACGGCCTAATGACAGGTGTAGGTAACCCATCTGCAACGGTTAACTTCATCCGTAAACGACCAACAGCATTTAACGCATTCAATGTGAACGCGAGTTACGGTAGCTGGAACAACAAGCGCCTAGAAGCTGATGCTAACCTTGTTATCAACGACACTTTCTCTGCCCGCGTAGTGTTACTGAATCAAAAGAAAGAATCGTACCTAGACCGCTATGAAACAGACAAGAATGTCGCTTACGCATTCCTTGAAGCCAACCTGTCAGACAATACTTCACTGTCGCTAAGTCACAGCTTTATTAGCAGCGATGCCAAAGGTAATAACTGGGGCGCGCTGCCGTTGTTTTACACAGACGGCACACCAACCAATTACGATGTATCAACCAATACATCTGCTGATTGGTCAAACTGGAAAGTAGTTAAGAACAACACGGTACTTGAGCTAAGCCATTACTTCACCGACAACTGGCGCTTACGTGCGACCTACTCTTACAAAACCACCGACGAAGACACCGAACTATTCTACGTCTACGGCACACCAGACAAAGCCACCGAGCTTGGGCTATTTGGCTACGCTAGTGAATATGATCTAGACGACAATCATCACATGGCTGATGTGTATGTTGACGGCGACTTTGAGCTTTTTGGTAACACACATCAACTGGTATTCGGTGTTAACTACGCCAAAATGAGTTATGAAGACACCTCTCTGTACGACTATCAAACTGGCAATGGTTTCCCAGTTATGCCACCGCTACCAGAGTGGGATGGCAATACGCCAAAGCCAACCTTTACTGATGGCTTAACAGGCAGTGATGTTACCCAAACACAAAAGTCAGCTTACTTTACTGGCCGCTTTAACCTATTCGAAGGTTTCCATTTAATTGCGGGTGGCCGCTTTAACAGCTGGGATGTTGAAGGCGAGTCTTATGGCGTAAACGAAACCGCTGATGACGCTAAATTCATTCCTTATATTGGTGGTGTCTACGAGATCACTGAGCAATTCTCAGCTTACGCTAGCTACACAGAGACCTTTACTTCTCAAACAGAGAAAGACATCAACGACAAGACATTAGAGCCTGTCACAGGTGAAAGTGCCGAGGTCGGTATCAAAGGCTCACTATTTAACGATCGCCTTATCGCAACGCTTGCGTACTTTGACGTTAAGCAAACTAACCTAGCGACACTTGACCCATCAACTGCGCCGCTACCACCAGAAGAGCAACGCTATTACGGCAGTGACGGCGTAAAAAGCAAGGGCTTTGAAGTCGATGTCGCAGGTGAAATCTACCATGGTTGGAATGTTAGCCTCGGTTACACCGACTTTGACATTACCACCAATGATCTTACCAATCAGGTTGCTAACTACACCCCAAGCAAACTGTTTAAGTTTGGTACAACTTATGAGTTGCCGTTCCTCGAGCAGCTGACCATTGGTGCTAACATGCGCTGGCAGGACGATATTTTCCGCTATCAAACACCTGACTTAGCGGTTGTCACCACACAAGATGCATACGCCATTGTCGATCTAATGGCGCGTTATGAGTTTACTGACAATATTCAGCTAACCGTTAACGCCAATAATGTCACCGACGAGAAATACCTAACCAGCTTGTACTGGGCACAAGGCTTCTACGGTGCACCAGCTAACTACAACGCAACACTAAGTTGGAAAATGTAA
- a CDS encoding DMT family transporter, translating into MLGALTPSQLGLFFVATAVVFWGILPIALKLTTGFIDPVTLTWFRFLVAFVVTFYLQWRLRLLQQFIGLKQRDWLRLSLAGVLLMTNYVTFVWSLDYLSPGTSQLNFQTAPFFLAFGGALFFNERLTAVQLACFATLALGVLMFFHPALDFEQSNTTQIVMGISIVQFSVLSWTSYALLQKALLKRLSPNNILMGIYALGIVVMAPVSDFSQFSAMTANQWLVTVFCALNTVIAYGCFGQAMKYWHTAQVSAMLALTPILSFSMNALIVSLGLWPQMFSHDQLDALSISGIVVIVVSVFVVQLWPLYLQRKQRNVAG; encoded by the coding sequence ATGTTAGGGGCGTTGACCCCAAGTCAATTAGGGCTGTTCTTTGTGGCCACCGCTGTGGTGTTTTGGGGAATTCTTCCCATTGCCCTTAAGTTGACGACAGGCTTTATTGACCCGGTTACCTTAACCTGGTTTCGCTTTCTAGTCGCCTTTGTGGTGACCTTTTATCTGCAGTGGCGTTTACGTTTATTGCAGCAGTTCATAGGGTTAAAGCAACGAGACTGGCTTCGATTGTCGCTGGCAGGCGTGTTGCTTATGACCAACTATGTCACCTTTGTATGGTCGTTAGATTATTTATCGCCAGGCACCTCACAACTTAACTTTCAAACAGCACCTTTCTTTCTCGCCTTTGGCGGTGCGCTGTTTTTCAACGAGCGGCTAACGGCAGTGCAACTTGCTTGTTTTGCCACGCTCGCACTTGGGGTGTTGATGTTCTTTCATCCTGCGCTAGATTTTGAGCAGTCTAATACCACGCAAATAGTAATGGGCATCAGCATAGTGCAGTTTTCGGTACTGTCGTGGACGAGCTATGCCTTGTTGCAAAAAGCTCTGCTAAAACGCCTATCGCCTAACAACATTCTTATGGGTATTTACGCCCTAGGTATTGTGGTGATGGCTCCTGTGAGTGATTTTAGTCAGTTCAGTGCGATGACAGCGAATCAATGGCTGGTTACGGTTTTCTGCGCGTTAAACACTGTGATTGCTTATGGCTGTTTTGGTCAGGCGATGAAGTATTGGCACACGGCGCAAGTAAGTGCCATGTTAGCGCTGACGCCTATTTTGAGCTTTAGCATGAATGCACTGATAGTCAGCCTAGGTTTATGGCCGCAAATGTTTAGCCATGATCAGCTAGACGCCTTGTCGATTAGCGGGATAGTAGTAATTGTGGTGTCGGTATTTGTGGTGCAGTTATGGCCGTTATATTTGCAGAGAAAGCAACGCAACGTAGCAGGCTAG
- the pmbA gene encoding metalloprotease PmbA, translating into MATHQSSTGDQAGASHQIDSQLPALKQAVAVALDYANALGTSAAEVAISKQQGLSVSTRDKEVETVEFTKDGALGITVFRDGAKGNSSTSDLSPEAIKQAVKAADDIAKYTSKDSFNGLADAELMAQDIRDLDLYHPHEIDAQGLAKLAIDSETAALDFSDRIKASDGASANAHTAAKVYGNSHGFLNGYCSSRYSLSCVMIGEESDGNMQRDYDYTVAREFSKLLSPETVGIKAAEKTFNRLDARKIATGKMPVLFAPEIATGLIGHFVGAISGSSLYRKSSFLLDSLGKQIFPKWFNIQEQPHLLGGLASANYDSEGVATIERDIIKDGELATYLLTSYSARKLGMTNTGHAGGIYNWTLAHSGQTFAELIKAMGTGLIVTEVMGQGVNGVTGDYSRGAAGFYVENGEIQYPVEEITIAGNLKDMFMDVQAVASDRDMRSSIRTGGILLGEMQIAGN; encoded by the coding sequence GTGGCAACTCATCAATCTTCAACCGGCGATCAAGCTGGTGCATCTCATCAAATTGACAGCCAATTACCAGCCTTAAAGCAAGCGGTAGCCGTGGCGTTGGACTATGCCAATGCGCTAGGTACGTCAGCTGCTGAAGTGGCGATTAGTAAGCAGCAAGGCTTGTCGGTTTCTACTCGCGATAAAGAAGTGGAAACGGTTGAATTTACTAAAGATGGTGCCTTAGGGATTACAGTATTTCGCGACGGCGCTAAAGGTAATTCTTCTACCTCTGACTTATCACCTGAGGCGATTAAGCAAGCGGTAAAAGCCGCTGATGATATTGCGAAATACACCTCGAAAGATTCATTTAATGGTTTGGCTGATGCTGAGTTAATGGCGCAGGATATTCGCGATTTAGACCTGTACCATCCACATGAAATTGATGCGCAAGGGCTGGCAAAGCTAGCGATTGATAGTGAAACTGCGGCGCTTGATTTTAGTGACCGCATTAAAGCCTCTGACGGCGCGAGTGCTAATGCTCATACCGCTGCCAAAGTTTATGGTAATAGCCATGGCTTTTTGAACGGTTACTGCAGCTCGCGTTATAGCTTGAGCTGCGTGATGATTGGTGAAGAGTCTGATGGCAATATGCAGCGCGATTATGACTACACTGTGGCCCGTGAATTTAGCAAGCTGTTAAGCCCTGAAACCGTGGGTATCAAAGCGGCTGAGAAGACGTTTAATCGTTTAGATGCTCGCAAAATTGCTACCGGCAAGATGCCAGTATTGTTCGCACCTGAAATCGCCACCGGCTTAATTGGTCACTTTGTTGGCGCAATTAGCGGTAGCAGCTTGTATCGTAAATCAAGCTTCTTGCTTGATTCATTGGGTAAGCAAATTTTCCCTAAGTGGTTCAATATTCAAGAGCAGCCACACCTTTTAGGTGGGCTAGCTAGTGCCAATTACGACAGCGAGGGTGTTGCCACAATAGAGCGCGACATTATTAAAGATGGTGAGCTCGCCACGTATTTGTTAACTAGCTATTCAGCACGTAAGCTAGGGATGACTAACACAGGTCATGCTGGCGGTATTTATAACTGGACGTTAGCACACAGCGGCCAAACCTTTGCTGAGTTAATCAAAGCAATGGGCACAGGTCTTATTGTTACCGAAGTGATGGGGCAAGGCGTTAACGGCGTGACGGGTGATTATTCTCGTGGCGCAGCTGGCTTTTATGTTGAGAACGGTGAGATTCAATACCCAGTTGAAGAGATCACCATTGCTGGTAACTTAAAAGACATGTTTATGGATGTGCAAGCGGTGGCGAGCGATCGCGATATGCGCTCATCTATTCGCACTGGAGGGATTTTGCTAGGTGAAATGCAGATTGCAGGCAATTAG